The nucleotide sequence CAATGCTCATGTTCGGGTCTCCATTCCTGACGTCCCAGGGTCTGCGCCGCAAGGCAGTACGCCCGCGAGCCTGCTTGCAGTGTCATGGATCACCAGGGTTTAGTCGAGACGAGTCCCGCTGATCGGGAGAAAACCGGACAGCTGTCTCGCCTAACGGGACCGCTCTCGGGAGCAGTGGTGGGCTGGCCTAGCGTTCGCACCGTTGACCGACGATGTGAGGCGAGGCGCGGGAATGACTGTGGATAGCACCAGCTGGGACGAGACCTTCGACTTCGTGGTCGTGGGTTCCGGGGGCGGCGGCATGACTGCGGCCCTCACCGCCAAGGACGCGGGCATGTCCACCGTGGTGATCGAGAAGGGCTCCAAGTACGGCGGCTCCACCGCCATCTCCGGCGGCGGGATCTGGATCCCCAACAACCCCACGCTGCGCAAGAAGGGCCACGACGACAGCACCGGCTCCATCCGTCGCTACCTCGACCTGCTCACCGAGGGGCGCGTCCCCGGCGCCCGCCTGGACGCCTACATCGAGCACGGCCCCAAGGCGATGGAGCTGCTCGAGCAGAGCAAGTGGATGAAGTTCTTCTGGACCAAGGGCTACTCCGACTACCACCCCGAGCTGGAGGGCGGCAAGGCCGACGGCCGCTCCATCGAGGCCAAGCCGTTCGACACCCGCAAGCTGCGCGAGGACGAGAAGTACCAGCGCCCCAACAGCATGAAGGGCCCGCTGGGCCTGTGGGTGACGGCCAAGGACTACCACGACCTGGCCATGGTGAAGCGCACGTGGGCCGGCCGTCGAGCATCCATGGTCGCCGCCTGGCGGGTGTCGTCCAACATGGTCCTGCGTCGCCACATGGCCACCGGTGGCCGCGCCCTGGTCGCGCGGATGCGGATGGCCCTCAAGGACGCCGGCGTCCCGGTGTGGCTGAAGACCCCGATGACCGAGCTGGTGGTCGAGGGTGGCCGCGTGGTGGGAGTGGTGGTCCAGCGCGACGGCACGTCGGTGCGGGTGGGTGCTCGCCGCGGTGTCCTGCTGGCCACCGGTGGCTTCGACCACAACACCGAGATGCGGGAGAAGTACCTGCCCGAGGGCGGCAAGGAGAACCACAGCCTCGGCGCCCGTGAGCTCAAGGGTGACGGCATCAACGTCGGCACCCAGCTCGGTGCGGCCGTGGACCTCATGGACGACGCCTGGTGGATGCCCTCGGTGGAGCACCCCTCCGGTGCCACCATCCCGCTGGTGTCCGAGCGGGCCATCCCCGGCCAGGTCATCGTGGCCGCCGACGGCAAGCGTTTCACCAACGAGGCCGCGCCGTACGTGAACTTCGTGCACGACCAGCTGGAGGGCAAGCACCTGCCGGCGTACTTCGTGATGGACGCCAAGGCCCGCGCGCGCTACCCGTTCGCGCAGATCCTGCCCGGCATGCCCTTCCCGGACGACTTCTACTCCGCCGGCATCGTGCACAAGGCCGACACCCTCGCCGAGCTGGCCGAGCAGGTCGGGCTGCCGGCTGAGGCGCTGACCCAGACGGTGAGCCGCTTCAACGACTTCGCCCGCAGCGGCAAGGACCTCGACTTCAACCGGGGCGACAGCGCCTATGACCGCTACTACGGCGACCCGACGCTGAAGAACCCCAACCTCGACACCATCGAGAAGGCGCCGTTCTACGCGATCCGCGTGGAGGTGGGCGACCTGGGCACCAAGGGTGGCCTGGTCACCGACGAGCGGGCCCGGGTGCTGCGCGAGGACGAGTCGGTCATCGACGGGCTCTACGCCACCGGCAACACCACCGCGTCGGTGATGGGCAACGAGTACGCCGGCCCGGGCGCCACCATCGGCCCCTCCATCGCCTTCGGCTACATCGCGGCCAAGGACGCGGCGGGCGTGGCGCTCTGACGCTCCCTCAGCTCTGACGCTCGATCAGTAAGCCAGCCGGGACACCCCGGCAGCGAACAACCCCGGTGCTCGCGCGGCCAGTGGAACCACACGCCGCGCGAGCACCGGTCTGTCTCGGGCCCAGAGCAGGCCGCTGGTGATCAGCCGCGAGCGGCGCGACACCCGGGCCCAGGCGCGCTCGTAGTCCTGCGGCCGGCCCGCCCGCACGCAGCGCACCAGCTCGGCGGCTGCCCCGAGCGCCACGGCCAGGCCCTCCCCGGTGAGCGCGTCCACGTAGCCGGCGGCGTCCCCCACCAGCAGCACCCGGCCGGCCACCCGCCGGCGCACCGGTTGGCGCAAAGGCCCCGCGCCGCGCACCGGCGACACCGGGGTGGCCCCGGCCAGCTGCTCGGCCAGCAGCGGGAACTCCCGCAGCTGCTCGGCGAAGCCGGCGCGGGTGGCGGAGAGCACCGCCACCCCGAGGGTGTCCGGCGCCACGGGCGTCACGTAGGCCTCGGAGTGCTCGCCCCAGGTCACCTCCACGTGGTCGGTGGTGGGGGCCAGCGCGTAGTGGCGGCGCTGGCCCCACCGAGGTGCCGCGGTGGTCGGCGCCTGCAGCCCCAGGGCGCGGCGCAGGGGGGAGTGCAGCCCGTCGGCGGCCACCAGGTACCGCGCGCACAGCCCTGCCGCCTCCACCCGGTCGTCGTGCTGCACGGGGGCGTGCACGGTGCGGTCCAGGACGGACACGCCCTGCTGCTGCACAGCCTCGCGCAGCGCTCGGTGGAGCTCGGTGCGCCGCACCCCGCGTCCGGGCCCGGCGGTGAACGCGGCGTGGGCGGCCAGGCTGCCCTGGCGGTAGGTGATGCCGCGGATGGCGTGGCCCGGCGGATCGACGCCGAGAGCCTGCAGCGCGTGCAGCGCCACCGGCATCAGCCCCTCGCCGCACGCCTTGTCCAGGGTCCCTCCGCGCCGCTCGCACACCACCACGTCCAGCCCGGCACGGGCTGCGCCGAGGGCCACCGCCAGCCCGGCGGGCCCGCCGCCGGCGACGAGCAGGTCATGCATCCAGCGCCGCCAGTGCGTGGTTCTCGCTGCGGATGCGCACGGTGAGCAGCGCCGCGTTGAGCACCGTGAACACCACCGCGGTGACCCAGGCGGTGTGCACCAGCGGCAGCGCGACCCCCTCCACCACCACCGCCACGTAGTTGGGGTGGGGGATCAGCCGGTAGGGGCCGTGGGTGATCCGCGGCAGGTCCGGCACCACCACCACCCGGGTGTTCCACTGTGGACCCAGCGTGGTGATGCACCACCACCGCAGGCCCTGCGCGGCGACCACCAGCGCCAGCATGGGCCAGCCGAGGCCGGGGATGAACGGCGGGTCGGCGAGCCACACCTCCAGCAGGCAGCCCACCAGCAGCCCGGTGTGCAGCACCACCATGGCGGGGTAGTGGCCGGCCCCGCTCTCCCGCCCGCCGCGCTCGCGGCTCCAGGCCAGGTTGCGCCGGGCGATCACCAGCTCGGCGAGCCGCTCCACGCCGACCAGTGCCACCAGGACGGTGAACCAGACCTCGCTCACCACTGCAGCAGCACCAGCTCGGCGGCGAAGCCCGGGCCCATCGCCATCAGCACCCCGCGGTCACCGGGTCCGGCGGGGCGCTGCTGCAGGGTGTCGCGCAGCACGTGCAGCACCGAGGCCGAGGACATGTTGCCCACGGTGCTCAGCGAGTGCCAGGTCAGGGCCAGCGCGTCGTCGCCCAGGCCCAGCGCGGCCTGCACCGCCCGCAGCACCTTGGGCCCGCCAGGGTGGCTGATCCAGCGCGTGACGTCCTCGAGCTTCAGCTCGTGCGCGGCGAGCAGGCCCCGCACGTCCTCGCCCAGGTAGGTGTCCACCAGCTCGGGCACCTCCGCGCCCAGCACGATGGCCAGCCCGGTGGTGCCCACGTCCCAGCCCATGGCGTCGGCGGTGTTGGGGTAGAGGTGGCTGCGGGAGTCGACCACCTGCGGACCCTGGTGAGCGGTGGCGCGCTCGGCGCCCACGGCGACCACCGCGGCCGCGCCGTCGCCGAAGAGCCCGGAGGCCACCATGTTGGCCACGCTGGCGTCCCCGCGCTGCAGGGTGAGCGAGCACAGCTCCACCGACACCAGCACGGCCACCTCGTCCGGGGCGCCGCGGAGGTAGTCGTGCAGTCGAGCCACTCCGGACGCCCCCGCCATGCAGCCCAGGCCCATCAGCGGGACCCGCTTGACGTCCGGGCGCAGCCCGACCATGGCGGCCATGCGCGCGTCCAGCGAGGGCACGGCGATGCCGGTGACCGTGGTGGACATGATCAGGTCGACGTCCTCGGGGGTGAGCCCGGAGTCGGCGAGGGCGCCGAGCAGGGCCTGCGCGCCGAGGTCCACGGCCTCCTGGAGGAAGACGTTGTTGGCCGCGGTGAAGCCGTCCAGGCCGGCGTAGCGCTCGAGGGGCAGGACGAGGTGCCGGGTGGAGACGTGGGCGCTCTCGTGGAACCGGTTGAGCAGCAACCGGGACCGGTCGTCCGGCAGGCACAGCTGCGCAAACGTCTCGGTGATCTGCTCCTGCGGGTAGCAGTGCGGGGGCAGGGCGCCGTGCGCTGCGGTGAGCGTGGTCACCCTGAAAACGGTACGACTGGTTCGGCGGATCGGCTCGTTCGTGCCAGAGCGTTCGTGGCGACAGCCATTTGATCACTGGTCGATCACGAAGGACTGCCCTCCGGCACGTCGCGCCCTGCTCCGTGTCTGGTCAACCGCTTAGATGACCAGTCATGAGGGGGAAAACCAAGGGGCGCTTCAGGAAACCGCAACCGCAGGGGACCGCCGACCGCATCTCTGTCGGCACGCTGCCCGCCCGCACCGTGCGCATCAGCGAGGCCGTGCTGCTGCGGCACCCGCCAGAGCAGGTCTGGGAGCTGATTTTTCCGGCCGAGCACGCCCCGGTGCTGTCCCCGAACATCGTGCGCGGCTTCGCCGTGCCCGGGACACCCACGGTGGGGGTCGGTCACCAGCAGTGCTTCACCGACGTGGCCGGCAACACGAGCATCCTGGAGGTGATCGAGCACGAGGCGGGCCGGCGGGCCGTCACCCGCACCATCTCACCGCGGCCGGCGGTGCCGCACCGAATGGTGCACCTGGTGGACCCGGCCCCCAACGGCACCGTGCTCAGCCTGGGCATCGAGATCGACGTCCCTGCCGGTCAGCAGATCGACCCGGGCTTCGAGCCGTTGCAGCGTCGGGGACTGCGGGACTACCTCGACCGGGCCCAACGGGCGCTGGCCATGGCCGAGACCACCAGGACGACCAACCGCGGCAGGCACGCACGGCTCGACGACTAGCACGCCGCCAGCGCACCCAGGGTCACTCGGACTCCTCGTCGACCACGGTCACCGAGGTGACTCCGTCCACCCCGGCCAGCACCCGGGAGGCGTCCCCGACCCTGGCTCCGGCCAGGATCATCATCACGCCCACCTGGCCGGGTTCGTGCAGGGCCAGCGACTCGCTGACGTCGCGGCGCCCCGGCGCGTCCGCGGTCATGGCGTTCACCGTCCACCCGTGCACGCCGCAGGTGCTCAGCAGGCGCCGCAGCACACCCTCGCCGTCGCGGTAGGTGATGTGCAGCTGGACGGCCTGGTGCAGGTGGGGGATCCGGGCGATCCCCGGTGCGAAGCCCAGCACGATCACGAAGTGCAGCGCGGTCACGACGACGGCCAGCAGCACCAGTCCGGCACCGGCCGCCATCCCGATGGCGGCGGTCTCCCAGACGGCCGCCGCGGTGGTCAGCCCGCGCACCGCACCTTGCCGGGTGATGATCAGCCCGGCGCCGAGGAACCCGATGCCGGACACGATCTGGGAGGCGACCCGGGTGGGGTCGACGCTGACGCCCTCGGCCACGACGTCGGTGAACCCGTACTTGCCGACCAGCAGGATCAGCGCCGAGGACGTCCCGACGATGGCCTGGGTGCGCAGCCCCGCGCTCTTGCCGCGCACCTCGCGCTCCAGGCCGATCAGTGCGGACAGGACGAACGCGATTCCGAGCTCGACGAGCTGCACCCAGCCCTGTCCGGGGCCGGTCAGCAGGTCGGACGCGTGCATGTCCGCCATGGTCCACCGCTGCGGGCGACCTGGCTGGACCGTTGCCCGGCGGGTGCCCTAGAGGGTGCGCAACACCAGCAGGAACTGCCCGCCACCGGCGTCCACCTGGGTGGTGACCGAGAGGTCGGGCGCGAAGCGGGAGAGTCGGTCCAGCAGCCACTCGGCGGCCTGGTCGGCGTCCTCCCGGCTGGGGCACCGGGCGACCACCTCGCGGCCACCCTTGCGGCTGAGCCGCTCCACCGTGGGCGCGATGGGGGCGGGGTCGACGACGAACAGCTCCGGCGACCACGCGACCACGGGCTTGACGGCGCCCTTGCGGGTGTTGCACGCGCGGTGCGCCAGGCGTTCCACGCCGACGCTGGACTTCTTGCCCTTCTTCACCGCGCCGCCATCGACGCTCGGGCCCAGGTCGGTGTTCACGGACGCCTCCGGGTCCACCGGCTCGTCGCAGAGCCAGCAGCGCCAGCCGTCGCGGTCGCCGACCTCGGCAAGGGTGCTCATCGGGCAGAGGCTACGGGTGGGCTCCACCGGCACCGGCGGTGGCCGCCGCGACGGCGACGGTCGGGGTGGCCGGGCCACGCTCGGAGGGCGTCCAGCCCGGCGGGCCGAACACGTAGCCCATCCGCTCCCGCCACGTGCTCGCCGCGCGGACGTCCCGAGCCATCCGGGCGTACTCGCCGTACTGCAGGCGCAGCAGGTTGTAGGTCCCCACCGGCTTGGTCAGGCCGTACCGCGGCCGCCGGCCCTCGCGGACGAACGTGCCGAACAGCCGGTCCCAGACGATGAGGATGCCGCCGTAGTTGGTGTCCAGGTACTCGGCGTCGCTGCCGTGGTGCACCCGGTGGTGCGAGGGCGTGTTGAACACCCACTCCACCGGCGCCGGCAGGCGCCCCACCGCCTCGGTGTGGGTGAAGAACTGGTAGATGAGGTTGAGCGAGAACCCCACGTACAGCGTCCACGGCGAGAAGCCCAGCAGCGGCAGCGGCAGCCAGAAGAAGAACTCGAACCAGGGGTTCCACTTCTGCCGCAGCGCGGTGCCCAGGTTCATGTACTCGCTGGAGTGGTGCGCCTGGTGGCCGGCCCACCCCAGCCGCACGCGGTGGGAGAAGCGGTGGTGCCAGTAGTAGGCCAGGTCGACGCCGAGGACGACGAGCACCCAGTACCACCAGGTGTTGGTCGGCAGGTGCCAGGGCGCCAGGTAGGAGTACACCGCCACGAAGGCGAAGAAGGTGACGATCTTGTACGCCGTCAGCACCGCGATCGACCCCACGCCCATGGAGATGCTGGTGCGTGCGTCCCTGAAGTCGTAGCCCGTGCGCGGCTGGTGCTCGTCGTCGTCCAGCCACCGCAGCGCGAGCAGCTCGATGACGATGCAGAGCGCGAAGAACGGAGCCGCGTACGTCAGCGGATTCTTCAACGGGTCCAACGACTCCCACAGATCCATGCGCGGATCGTAGATGTGACGCAGGGCGCACGCGCAGCAGCGTCCCTGGTGGGGGCCTTGCGCACCGGGCGCCACCCCGGCGGCCTGGCGGCCACCACGGGGGGCGGCCGAATGTTCGCGGCTCCTCGGCGCGCGCTGGGTGCGTGCGGCGTGAGTAGCGTGGACGCCATGCCTGACAACCTGCGCCACGTGCCGGCCGAGTGGCTGCACGAGCACCTGCACGACAGCAACGTTCGCGTCATCGACGCCACCGTCTTCCTGCCCTCCGAGGCCAACGGGTGGCGGATGGAGTCCGGCCGCGCCGCCTACGAGCAGGCGCACGTGCCCAGCGCGGTGTTCGCCGACCTCATCAGCGACCTGTCCGACAGCGCCGGGGAGGCCCCCTTCGCCGCGGCGCCGTCGGAGCAGTTCGCCACCGTCATGGGCACGCTCGGGGTCTCCAACGAGTCCACGGTGGTGGCCTACGACCAGGCCAACGGCATCTGGGCCACCCGGATGTGGTGGCAGCTCGCCCTGGAGGGCTTCGACAACGCGGTCATCCTCGACGGCGGTCTGCAGGCCTGGCAGCGCGCCGGGTTCGACACCGCCACCGGGGTGGAGTCCTACCCGCCGGCGAGCTTCGTGGCGCACCGGCGTCCGGAGATGCTGCGCTCCACCGCCGACGTGGAGGCCGCGATCACCGACCCTGACGTGCTGCTGGTGAACGCCCTGGACGCGGAGACCTACGCCAAGGGTCACATCCCGGGCAGCGTCAACGTGCCCTTCGGTGACCTGGTGGACGCCCACGGGGAGCTCAAGTCGCGGCAGGAGCTGCGGGAGCTGTTCGCCGCTGCCGGGGCGCTGGACCCGGACAAGCAGCCGGTCACCTACTGCGGCGGCGGGATCGCCGCCACCGCGGCGGCGCTGGCCCTGGCCGAGGCCGGTCGCGACGACGTCGCGGTGTACGACGGGTCGATGAACGCCTGGACGGCCGACCCGCAGCGGCCGCTGCAGCAGGGCTAGACCGACCAGCTGGGCACGATGAACACGCCCTCGGCCTCCACGGTGACGCCGTCGGCGTCGGCGACGGTGGCGACGACGTAGACCTTGCGGCCCTCCTCGCGGTCGATGCGTTCCTCCAGGCGCAGCCCGCCGAGCGGGGTGGCGCGGCGGTAGCGCATGGTCAGCGTCCCGGTCATCGTGAGCCGGCGGAAGGCGCTGGCGGTCTCACCCATCAGGTGGTCGAGCATGAGGGCCGTGACTCCACCGTGGACGTGGCCGGGTGGGCCCTCGGCCGCTGCGCCGAGCACCACGTCGCAGTGCGCCAGGCCGTCGGGGTCGTGCACGATCGTCAGCGGTGGGGCGGCGGCGTTGCGCCTGCCGATCACCGCGTTGCCCCAGCTCCAGCTGCGGCCCTGCTCGTTGACGTGCACTCCGGCGGGCCCGTCGATCTGCGCTGCCCGCAGCCGGCGCACCAGGGTGGTGACCTCGGCGTGCACCGCCCTGGCCTCGTCCTCGTCCACCGTGGTGCGGATGGTGGCGTCGACCAGCTCGCGCACGCAGTCGGCCAGCGGCACGTAGAAGGACTCCAGGCGGTCGATCTCGCTGCTGGGCACGTCGCTCAGGACGAACTCGACCTCGCTCACGGCGGGTTCCTCTCGTGGTGGTGCACCGAAAAGTACCGCGGCAGTCAATGCCGGCGCCTCGCCCTCCGGGGGCGAGGGGAGGGCATGGGCGATACTCACGCGCATGAGTGTGCTGGTGTGCTTCCACGCCCATCCTGACGACGAGGTGTTCAACACCGGTGGCGTGATGCGCCTGGCTGCCGACGCCGGGCACCGGGTGGTGGTGGTGACGGCCACCGACGGCGCGCTCGGCGAGTTCCCGGAGGGCCTGCTCGCGCCGGGGGAGCGCCTGGCCGACCGCCGCGAGAAGGAGGTCACCGAGTCGGTGCGCATCCTGGGTGCTGACCGCCTGGTGCTGCTCGGCTACGCCGACTCCGGCATGGCGGGCACCGAGGGCAACCACGACCCGGAGGCGTTCTGCAACGCCGACGTGGAGCAGGCCGCCACCCGCCTGGCCGCCGTGCTGCGCGAGGAGGGCGCCGACGTGCTCACCGTGTACGACGCGCACGGCGGCTACGGCCACCCCGACCACGTCCAGGTGCACCGGGTGGGGGTGCGCGCCGCCGAGCTGGCCGGCACTGCGCACGTCTACGAGGCCACCACCGACCGCGACCACATGCGGCAGCTGCTGGCCATGGCCGGCGAGTGGTCGGAGGAGGGGGCGCCGCCGATCGACGTGGAGACCTTCGGCCTGCCCGCCTCGGAGATCACCACGACGGTGGACGTCAGCGCCGTGATGGCGGCCAAGCGCGCCGCGATGCACGCCTACCCCTCCCAGGTCGGCGACTTCGGCCCGTTCCTCGACATGCCCACCGAGCAGCTCACCGCCGCCTTCGGCAGGGAGTGGTTCCGCAAGCGCGACGCAGCCCCCGACCTCACCGAGACCGCGCTGGCGCTGTAGGCGCCGAACGGGGACGAGAGGTTGGGGGCTGCGGCTTGGGGGTTGCGTCCAGCGCCAGGTCAGCCGACCGGGGAGGCCTCGCGGTCGGCGTCCACCTGGTTGGTCTTGCCTGCGGTGGCCATCGCCAGCGGGTCCACCGGAGCCGCGGGGCGACGGACGAAGAACGATCCCACGATGGCCAGCAGCGAGATGACCGCGCCGCAGACCAGCGCACCGTGGATGCCCTCGCTCAGGGAGGTCACCGGGTCGGTGCCGTCCTCGGCGCCGGCCACGGTGGTGCGCGTCATCACGGTGATGAACAGCGCGGTACCGGCGGCACCGGCCACCTGCTGCAGCGTGCTGACGATCGCGCTGCCGTGGGAGTACAGCCGCTGCGGCAGGGCGCCGAGCGCGGCGGTGAGCAGCGGCGAGAACATGAACGCCAGGCCGATGTTCAGCAGGATGTGCCACGCGATGACGGTGCCGATGCTGGTGTCCACGCCCAGCGTGGTCATGCCCCAGAGGGCGGCGCTGGAGATGATGGCACCGGGAAGGACCAGCGGGCGCGGGCCGATCTTGTCGAACAGCGCGCCGACCACCAGGCCGAGGAAGCCCATCGCCAGACCACCGGGCAGCAGCATCAGGCCGGTGGTGAGGGTGGACTGGTCGAGGACGTTCTGCAGGTAGATCGGCAGCAGGATCAAGGTGCCGAACAGCGCCATCATGCTGATGGCCACCAGCACGACGGCGACGGAGAAGTCCCGCGTCTGGAAGGCTCGAAGGTCCAGCAGCGCCTTGTCACCCAGGCGCAGCTGGCGCCAGACGAACAGCGCCAGCGCGACCACACCCACTGCCAGCGGGATCACCGGCGGCATGAGCGCGGCGCCCTCGGCGTCCTGGCCGATGCTGCTGAGCCCGAAGATCAGACCGCTGAAGGCGAACGCGGAGAAGACCACCGACACCACGTCCAGCGGCACTCGCTGCGGCTCGGTGACGTTGCGGACCCAGATCGCACCCAGCACGGTGGCGAGCACCGCGATGGGCACCACGAGCCAGAACATCCAGCGCCAGCTGAGCTGGTCCAGCACCACTCCACCGATGGTGGGGCCGACCGCGGGGGCGACGGCGATGACGATCGAGATGACGCCCATGGTGCGCCCACGGCGCTCCGCGGGGACCACGTTGAGCACGGTGGTGAACAGCAGGGGCAGCATGATCGCGGTGCCCACGGCCTGGATGATCCGGCCCAGCACCAGCACGCCGAACACCGGCGCGGAGGCCGCGACCAGGGTGCCGACCACGAAGCTGGACATCGCGATCACGAACACCGTGCGCAGCGACAGCCGGGTCAGCAGGTAGCCGGTGACGGGGATGACCACCGCCATGGTGAGCATGAAGCCGGTGGTCAGCCACTGCGCGGTCGAGGCGCCGACCTCGAACTCGACCATCAGGTCGGGCAGCGCCACGCTCATGATCGTCTCGTTGAGGATCACGACGAAGGCGGCGGCCACCAGGAGGGCGATCAACCGCCCAGTCCGAGGTGGAGCAGCAGAGGTGGTGGAGACAGGCGAAGTCAAAGGGATGCCTTTCGGGGACAGAGGAGGGCCGTGGGGCGGCGTCAACCACGCCCAACAGGACACGAGCCTATGTTGTTCCCGGCGTGCCCGTCACGGTCGCTGGCCGGCGTGTCAGGGTGCGAGCAGCGCCGCCAGCCCCGCACCCAGCTTCGCCCGCCACCACGCCCAGTCGTGTCCACCCGGCTGCGCCAGCACCTGGTGCCACTCCTGCCGCTCGGCGAGCAGGGCGGCCACCTCGCGGTTGCCGTCGGCCACCTGCTCCTCGTGCGTGCCGTGCTGCAGCACGGTCCGGGTGGGACGCGGCTCGGCGTGGCGCAGCCACTGGGAGATGGGCCGGGCGGCGGCGTTGCCGGGGCTCGGCCACCAGAAGGAGCCGGACTGGCTGAGCACTCGGGCGAAGCGGTCGGGGCGGTGCATGCCGGCGAAGAACGCAGCCAGTCCGCCGTAGCTCTGCCCGACCGCGACCGTGCGCGCGGGATCTGTGGTCACCACCAGGCTGCGGCCGCGGGCCCAGTCCTTGACGACGCCGCCGAGCAGGTGGTCGCTCACCTCGTCGATGAAGTCGGGGTTGCAGGTGAGGTCGGCCGCCCGGCGCGGCAGGTCCACCGAGCTGACCAGCACGGCAACCAGCGGGGGCAGCACGCCCCGGGTGACGAGGTCGTCCAGCAGCGCCGGCAGGCCGAGCTCCGCCCACACCTGGCCGTCGAACACCACCACCACGGCCAGCTCACCGGCTCCGGCAGTGGTCGGCGAGGCGTACAGCCAGACCGGGTGCTCGAGCCCAGCCCCCGGCCGGGTCCAGGTGACCTGCTGCACCGTCCCCGGCTGCCCGGCGGTGGTGCTCGTCGCCGCCTCGACGTCCGCGGGGCGGTCGGCGGCCACCGAGCGCAGCTCCGGGTGCGGGTGCGTGCGCAGCGAGGGCAGCGGCGGCCGAGGGTTCAGCGGGTCGAGACAGGCCCTGCTGATCAGCTCCACCCACCAGGCCCGGGTCTCCGGCGTGTTGCGCGGGCCCGGTGCCCGGGGCACCTCGGGCAGCGGCATGAAGGTGTAGCTGCCGATCCAGCCGGGCTCCAGGCGGAAGCAGGCGGTCCAGACGTCGGTGCCGGGTACCCGGTCCATCACCCCGTGGCGCAGGTCGGTGCGGTCGGTGTAGCCGGCCAGGTCGGCGTAGACCACGGGCGCGGTGGACCGGTGCACCAGCACCAGCACCTCACCTGCGCCGGGCAGCTGCGCGCGCAGCGGGGTACCCAGGGCGGCGACCCGCTGCCACCAGGCGTCGGAGCCCACCGGCAGGTCAGTCCCGACGGCCGCGAGCTGCTGGGCGAAGGGCGCCTGCGCCAGCATGACCCGGCCGGGCGGGAGCACGTCCGTGGCCACGAGGCGCTCGAGGGGCTGCACCCCGTCAGGTTAGCCAACCCTCACATCCACCCGGTGTCGCTATTGTGTCCACCATGGACTTGAGCAAGCGTTCCGACGAGCGGCCGGCCCGGTCAGCCCCCATCGTCGCGGTGTTCGGCGGCACGGAGCGCCGCGGGCGGTGGCGTCCGGCGCAGCGAGTGGTCGCCGTGGCGCTGTTCGGTGGGGTGACCCTGGACCTCCGGGAGGCGGAGCTGCCCCCAGACGTCCTGGACCTGCAGTG is from Rhodococcus sp. X156 and encodes:
- a CDS encoding sulfurtransferase, producing MPDNLRHVPAEWLHEHLHDSNVRVIDATVFLPSEANGWRMESGRAAYEQAHVPSAVFADLISDLSDSAGEAPFAAAPSEQFATVMGTLGVSNESTVVAYDQANGIWATRMWWQLALEGFDNAVILDGGLQAWQRAGFDTATGVESYPPASFVAHRRPEMLRSTADVEAAITDPDVLLVNALDAETYAKGHIPGSVNVPFGDLVDAHGELKSRQELRELFAAAGALDPDKQPVTYCGGGIAATAAALALAEAGRDDVAVYDGSMNAWTADPQRPLQQG
- a CDS encoding 3-oxoacyl-[acyl-carrier-protein] synthase III C-terminal domain-containing protein, with amino-acid sequence MTTLTAAHGALPPHCYPQEQITETFAQLCLPDDRSRLLLNRFHESAHVSTRHLVLPLERYAGLDGFTAANNVFLQEAVDLGAQALLGALADSGLTPEDVDLIMSTTVTGIAVPSLDARMAAMVGLRPDVKRVPLMGLGCMAGASGVARLHDYLRGAPDEVAVLVSVELCSLTLQRGDASVANMVASGLFGDGAAAVVAVGAERATAHQGPQVVDSRSHLYPNTADAMGWDVGTTGLAIVLGAEVPELVDTYLGEDVRGLLAAHELKLEDVTRWISHPGGPKVLRAVQAALGLGDDALALTWHSLSTVGNMSSASVLHVLRDTLQQRPAGPGDRGVLMAMGPGFAAELVLLQW
- a CDS encoding SRPBCC family protein, translated to MRGKTKGRFRKPQPQGTADRISVGTLPARTVRISEAVLLRHPPEQVWELIFPAEHAPVLSPNIVRGFAVPGTPTVGVGHQQCFTDVAGNTSILEVIEHEAGRRAVTRTISPRPAVPHRMVHLVDPAPNGTVLSLGIEIDVPAGQQIDPGFEPLQRRGLRDYLDRAQRALAMAETTRTTNRGRHARLDD
- a CDS encoding sterol desaturase family protein, which translates into the protein MDLWESLDPLKNPLTYAAPFFALCIVIELLALRWLDDDEHQPRTGYDFRDARTSISMGVGSIAVLTAYKIVTFFAFVAVYSYLAPWHLPTNTWWYWVLVVLGVDLAYYWHHRFSHRVRLGWAGHQAHHSSEYMNLGTALRQKWNPWFEFFFWLPLPLLGFSPWTLYVGFSLNLIYQFFTHTEAVGRLPAPVEWVFNTPSHHRVHHGSDAEYLDTNYGGILIVWDRLFGTFVREGRRPRYGLTKPVGTYNLLRLQYGEYARMARDVRAASTWRERMGYVFGPPGWTPSERGPATPTVAVAAATAGAGGAHP
- a CDS encoding NAD(P)/FAD-dependent oxidoreductase — encoded protein: MHDLLVAGGGPAGLAVALGAARAGLDVVVCERRGGTLDKACGEGLMPVALHALQALGVDPPGHAIRGITYRQGSLAAHAAFTAGPGRGVRRTELHRALREAVQQQGVSVLDRTVHAPVQHDDRVEAAGLCARYLVAADGLHSPLRRALGLQAPTTAAPRWGQRRHYALAPTTDHVEVTWGEHSEAYVTPVAPDTLGVAVLSATRAGFAEQLREFPLLAEQLAGATPVSPVRGAGPLRQPVRRRVAGRVLLVGDAAGYVDALTGEGLAVALGAAAELVRCVRAGRPQDYERAWARVSRRSRLITSGLLWARDRPVLARRVVPLAARAPGLFAAGVSRLAY
- a CDS encoding FAD-binding protein; amino-acid sequence: MTVDSTSWDETFDFVVVGSGGGGMTAALTAKDAGMSTVVIEKGSKYGGSTAISGGGIWIPNNPTLRKKGHDDSTGSIRRYLDLLTEGRVPGARLDAYIEHGPKAMELLEQSKWMKFFWTKGYSDYHPELEGGKADGRSIEAKPFDTRKLREDEKYQRPNSMKGPLGLWVTAKDYHDLAMVKRTWAGRRASMVAAWRVSSNMVLRRHMATGGRALVARMRMALKDAGVPVWLKTPMTELVVEGGRVVGVVVQRDGTSVRVGARRGVLLATGGFDHNTEMREKYLPEGGKENHSLGARELKGDGINVGTQLGAAVDLMDDAWWMPSVEHPSGATIPLVSERAIPGQVIVAADGKRFTNEAAPYVNFVHDQLEGKHLPAYFVMDAKARARYPFAQILPGMPFPDDFYSAGIVHKADTLAELAEQVGLPAEALTQTVSRFNDFARSGKDLDFNRGDSAYDRYYGDPTLKNPNLDTIEKAPFYAIRVEVGDLGTKGGLVTDERARVLREDESVIDGLYATGNTTASVMGNEYAGPGATIGPSIAFGYIAAKDAAGVAL
- a CDS encoding MgtC/SapB family protein codes for the protein MHASDLLTGPGQGWVQLVELGIAFVLSALIGLEREVRGKSAGLRTQAIVGTSSALILLVGKYGFTDVVAEGVSVDPTRVASQIVSGIGFLGAGLIITRQGAVRGLTTAAAVWETAAIGMAAGAGLVLLAVVVTALHFVIVLGFAPGIARIPHLHQAVQLHITYRDGEGVLRRLLSTCGVHGWTVNAMTADAPGRRDVSESLALHEPGQVGVMMILAGARVGDASRVLAGVDGVTSVTVVDEESE
- a CDS encoding isoprenylcysteine carboxyl methyltransferase family protein — protein: MSEVWFTVLVALVGVERLAELVIARRNLAWSRERGGRESGAGHYPAMVVLHTGLLVGCLLEVWLADPPFIPGLGWPMLALVVAAQGLRWWCITTLGPQWNTRVVVVPDLPRITHGPYRLIPHPNYVAVVVEGVALPLVHTAWVTAVVFTVLNAALLTVRIRSENHALAALDA